The Anaerolineae bacterium genome contains a region encoding:
- a CDS encoding GntR family transcriptional regulator, whose amino-acid sequence MVQKKNALAYEILREKILTGKLRPGVNLDIDELSTDFGMSSTSIQEALQQLESDSLVTIEAHGAQVTKIHQELFQEIFEVLTSLQIISARAACQKMNELDFTELEAMFHRMDGVVDDPEQWSQYEIELHSCISEKANMPLLRNLLLRTADHWQRLRRHCFSEAFARRIPTAQQEYRDFLITLRTRNSDHVTQLMLEHNQRALDDYMAYLSHSEGA is encoded by the coding sequence ATGGTGCAGAAGAAGAATGCTTTGGCGTATGAAATTCTGAGGGAAAAAATACTCACCGGAAAGTTACGGCCCGGCGTAAATTTGGATATTGATGAACTTTCCACGGATTTTGGCATGAGTTCAACATCTATCCAAGAAGCATTGCAGCAGCTAGAATCTGATTCCCTGGTCACCATCGAAGCGCATGGCGCACAAGTTACCAAGATTCACCAGGAACTCTTTCAAGAAATTTTTGAAGTTTTAACCTCTTTACAAATTATTAGCGCGCGGGCCGCATGTCAAAAAATGAACGAGCTTGATTTTACCGAGCTGGAAGCGATGTTCCACCGGATGGATGGGGTTGTGGATGACCCTGAACAGTGGTCGCAATATGAAATTGAACTGCATTCTTGTATCAGCGAAAAAGCAAATATGCCTTTGCTCAGAAACCTTTTACTCCGAACAGCCGATCACTGGCAGCGTTTGCGACGACATTGTTTTAGCGAAGCGTTTGCCCGCCGCATTCCCACAGCGCAGCAGGAGTATCGAGATTTTTTGATTACGTTGCGCACCCGCAATTCTGATCACGTGACTCAGCTTATGCTTGAACATAATCAACGTGCCCTGGATGATTATATGGCCTATTTGAGCCACTCGGAAGGTGCTTAA